The Desmonostoc muscorum LEGE 12446 genome includes a region encoding these proteins:
- the crtB gene encoding cyanoexosortase B has product MALQQQIRNRNVSGLLNLAILGVLLLLYAPILLHWLDGWLHKNISTEHEYFSHGIIGLPFAAYLGWLNRKQWVRLPDTIHPLGGVLLLLAGVFYLSGVTEWVNLSLPVILAGLCLWFKGISGLRSQAFPLLLIFLATPTSAPYLIAPYTLPLQSFIAGTAGFILNQFGMEVTVDEINLYVGGRIVEVAPYCAGLKMLFTTLYVGLMLLYWTGALSSRRTTISFLSIAVIVSITANIIRNTLLTFFHGTGQEGAFKWLHDGWGGDVYSACMLVSLVPLLNWINNYFSASPEIGDEA; this is encoded by the coding sequence ATGGCACTCCAGCAACAGATTAGAAACAGAAACGTGTCAGGCCTGCTAAATTTGGCCATTTTAGGCGTTTTGCTGCTGCTTTATGCTCCTATATTGCTACATTGGCTGGATGGTTGGTTGCACAAAAATATTAGTACAGAACACGAATATTTCAGTCATGGGATTATTGGTTTACCATTTGCCGCTTATTTGGGCTGGCTGAACCGGAAACAGTGGGTACGTTTGCCAGATACTATCCATCCTTTGGGCGGTGTTTTGTTGTTATTAGCGGGAGTATTTTATCTTAGCGGTGTTACAGAGTGGGTTAACCTTTCGTTGCCTGTTATACTAGCGGGGTTGTGCTTGTGGTTTAAGGGAATATCAGGTTTGCGATCGCAAGCATTTCCCCTGCTACTGATATTTTTGGCAACCCCAACTTCAGCACCCTACCTCATTGCTCCCTATACCTTGCCTCTTCAAAGCTTCATCGCTGGCACCGCAGGCTTCATACTGAATCAATTTGGTATGGAAGTAACTGTGGATGAGATAAATCTCTACGTGGGAGGACGGATTGTAGAAGTTGCCCCCTATTGTGCAGGGCTGAAAATGTTGTTCACTACGCTCTACGTCGGCTTGATGTTGCTTTATTGGACAGGCGCATTATCTTCACGCCGCACAACTATATCGTTTTTATCTATTGCTGTCATCGTTAGCATTACTGCCAATATTATTCGTAATACCTTACTGACCTTCTTTCACGGCACAGGTCAAGAAGGGGCTTTTAAATGGCTCCATGATGGTTGGGGTGGCGATGTATACTCTGCTTGTATGCTCGTGTCATTAGTGCCCTTACTGAATTGGATTAATAACTATTTCTCGGCATCTCCAGAAATTGGGGATGAGGCATAG
- a CDS encoding cyanoexosortase B system-associated protein, translated as MISFSKFFKENRLSQVAALLLLLLLLAMGGVPGYLTGHWQWKQPPPVANLKELREIRKTGLTVPGWQTTDQAEQQIGEHKWSLQVIKKEGSESQAILLLLPQNGPMDQPEVEWTEVNGWGRSRWGKWDVAQYRGAEFTVKPSGKLASNVETKVEARFFRASAQQQTFAVLQWYAMPNGGNPSPLHWFVADQYAQWRKQRIPWVGVSILIPMEPLGEVEKSWPLAQSIGETVQAALMARHM; from the coding sequence ATGATTTCCTTCTCTAAGTTTTTCAAAGAAAACCGATTGAGTCAGGTAGCAGCACTTTTGTTATTGCTACTGCTGCTGGCGATGGGAGGGGTTCCCGGATACCTGACAGGACATTGGCAATGGAAACAGCCGCCACCTGTGGCTAATCTCAAGGAATTAAGAGAAATCCGCAAGACTGGGTTAACTGTTCCTGGTTGGCAAACTACTGACCAAGCAGAACAGCAAATTGGCGAACATAAATGGTCTTTGCAGGTAATTAAAAAAGAAGGCTCCGAATCTCAGGCAATTTTACTTTTGCTGCCACAAAATGGGCCGATGGATCAACCAGAGGTGGAGTGGACAGAGGTTAACGGCTGGGGAAGGTCACGTTGGGGAAAATGGGATGTAGCTCAATATCGTGGTGCTGAATTTACTGTCAAACCGTCTGGTAAGTTGGCTTCTAATGTTGAAACGAAAGTAGAAGCTAGGTTCTTTCGCGCCTCCGCACAACAGCAAACCTTCGCTGTCTTGCAATGGTACGCTATGCCAAACGGCGGAAATCCATCACCATTACACTGGTTTGTGGCAGACCAATATGCACAGTGGCGTAAGCAGCGCATTCCTTGGGTGGGCGTCAGTATTCTGATTCCAATGGAACCTTTGGGAGAAGTTGAAAAATCTTGGCCCCTAGCCCAATCTATTGGAGAAACGGTGCAAGCTGCATTGATGGCACGTCATATGTAG
- a CDS encoding polysaccharide biosynthesis/export family protein, producing the protein MLITPSSYMRAFSALCFVSLQVGVFLIAPTQLVLAQPFPSQGQPPSPVPGTEDVVPPSANDEISPQLSRYLLGPGDAVGVFLQRPPGLYRLGIGDGISVSVQRFPELSFQAVINPEGNIVVPLLGTVSLQGLTLEEAQAKIRLGLNRYVVDPVIVLALATQRQDLSFQALISPEGNIVVPQVGTVSLQGLTLEEAQEKIRLGLSRIFPDPIVVVSLVGARPVQITISGEILRPGIYPINSPTPRVADALLISGGSSLNADLRQVQIRRKLMDGSVISQTIDLYAALQNGGSIPNLRLQDGDAIVVPRREIGNDDGYDRNLVARSTLATPQIRVRVLNYAAGGISTQALPNGSTFVDALGGVNLDTANLRSIALVRFDPERGKAITQKLDAKKALGGDVSQNVPLQDNDVIVVGRNLVGRITNLLSTITQPFFNVQSFLRFFDNFGGGSN; encoded by the coding sequence ATGTTGATAACTCCCAGTTCTTATATGCGTGCATTCAGCGCCCTGTGTTTTGTCAGTCTTCAAGTAGGGGTTTTCTTAATAGCACCTACCCAGCTGGTTCTGGCTCAGCCTTTCCCGTCTCAAGGGCAACCCCCTTCCCCTGTGCCAGGTACTGAGGATGTTGTACCTCCAAGTGCAAATGACGAAATTTCGCCTCAACTCAGCCGCTATCTTTTGGGACCAGGAGATGCTGTTGGCGTTTTTCTTCAGCGTCCTCCTGGTCTCTATCGCTTGGGAATCGGAGATGGAATTAGCGTTTCGGTTCAGCGCTTTCCAGAGTTAAGCTTTCAAGCTGTAATTAATCCAGAAGGTAACATTGTGGTGCCCTTACTGGGAACAGTTTCTTTGCAAGGTTTAACTTTGGAGGAAGCTCAAGCAAAAATTCGTTTGGGTTTAAATCGTTATGTTGTCGATCCAGTAATAGTTTTAGCCCTAGCAACCCAGCGTCAAGACTTGAGTTTTCAAGCTTTAATTAGTCCAGAAGGCAACATTGTAGTGCCGCAAGTGGGAACAGTATCATTACAAGGTTTGACTTTGGAAGAAGCTCAAGAAAAAATTCGCTTGGGTTTAAGTCGGATTTTTCCAGATCCGATTGTCGTAGTATCCCTGGTAGGAGCGCGACCAGTTCAAATTACCATTAGTGGGGAAATACTTCGACCAGGAATTTATCCGATTAATTCACCAACACCCCGCGTTGCTGATGCTTTATTAATATCTGGTGGTTCAAGTTTGAATGCAGACCTGCGACAAGTGCAAATACGCCGCAAGTTAATGGATGGTTCAGTGATTTCGCAAACTATTGACTTGTATGCAGCACTGCAAAATGGTGGTTCAATCCCTAATTTGCGCTTACAAGACGGAGATGCGATCGTTGTGCCTCGTCGTGAAATCGGCAATGATGACGGTTATGACCGCAATTTGGTAGCACGTTCAACCTTAGCCACACCACAGATTAGAGTCCGAGTTTTAAACTACGCAGCAGGAGGTATTTCTACTCAAGCGCTGCCCAATGGCAGTACATTTGTAGATGCTTTGGGAGGAGTAAATCTCGATACTGCTAACCTCCGGAGTATCGCCTTGGTTCGCTTCGATCCTGAACGAGGTAAAGCTATTACCCAAAAACTGGATGCGAAAAAAGCTCTGGGAGGCGATGTATCCCAAAACGTGCCACTTCAAGACAATGATGTTATTGTTGTTGGTCGAAACCTCGTCGGTAGAATTACTAATTTACTGAGTACCATTACTCAGCCCTTCTTCAATGTGCAATCTTTTCTCCGATTTTTTGACAACTTCGGCGGCGGTTCAAATTAG
- a CDS encoding GumC family protein, which translates to MTPPIVKRYLIAFEKYKWIGLASFGLVIAGSTVVAMQPDPPPNYIASAALTYSGPPVSFSATGTEIQQQGKELNEDVLLSNQIVAAVAEKVNIKPKQLGASIVLSLPKKNPRTGDFETTTFELKYVDSDPKRAIEVLAELMQSMVKLSSDINTGRLQAIIQKINDRLPQAKRELQIAEKKLEQYDRIERTAILAAENGSLLSAVTASQNLQRQIQLTISGVDGQIRSLQNKLGLTVGQAYISSALSADPIIANLRAQIYQTESQIALLRKDLRLEHPTMIQLLRQKQAAEELLQQRAAEVLGGNGVAAPLQGNVANIRTSSSLDPARQQLANQMVSLQTQQETLQQQLNQEIQQEARLRREYSLIPNKQLERSRLEQEVGLKKAIYDQMQAKLTDAKTAEAETTSSLSIARRPTAIADIKPPKSVPVTLAVGGFLGVLVGGGVIFLLGSLEGTFKTREDIRESLKQREVALLGELPLMLVDDLDKEAVPVVLSPDSPYLEFYEKFRSNLRRIGGKNLKVVLITSTSSLEGKTASAYNLGIASARAGKRTLIIETDLRSPSRCMSLKVIPDPDATIEPLRYYADLSECIRLVPDVENLYILPSPGPVRQSAAILESSEMRRLMDDVRERFDLVILDTSPLSLSNDPLLIQPYSDGMVLVARPHYWTLDKKKFVRESHSRTKN; encoded by the coding sequence ATGACCCCACCAATTGTTAAGCGCTATCTTATTGCTTTTGAAAAATACAAGTGGATTGGACTAGCTAGTTTTGGTTTAGTTATAGCGGGGTCAACGGTGGTGGCTATGCAACCAGATCCACCTCCTAACTACATAGCATCTGCTGCCCTTACCTATAGCGGTCCACCAGTTTCTTTCTCTGCAACTGGTACTGAAATCCAACAGCAAGGAAAGGAACTAAATGAGGATGTTTTACTATCAAACCAGATAGTTGCAGCAGTAGCAGAGAAAGTAAATATCAAACCGAAACAACTCGGTGCAAGTATTGTCCTTTCTCTACCTAAAAAAAACCCCAGGACTGGAGACTTTGAAACTACTACCTTTGAACTGAAATATGTAGATAGTGACCCCAAACGAGCTATAGAGGTGTTGGCGGAATTGATGCAATCAATGGTCAAGTTGAGCAGTGACATCAATACTGGACGATTACAAGCAATTATTCAAAAAATTAACGATCGCCTACCACAAGCTAAACGAGAATTGCAAATTGCTGAAAAGAAGTTGGAACAATACGATCGCATCGAGCGCACAGCAATATTAGCAGCTGAAAATGGCAGTTTACTCAGCGCCGTTACTGCCAGCCAAAATCTCCAACGGCAAATTCAATTAACTATTTCTGGGGTTGATGGTCAAATTCGCAGTTTACAAAATAAATTAGGCTTAACAGTCGGACAGGCTTATATTTCCTCTGCTTTAAGTGCCGATCCGATTATTGCCAACTTGCGAGCGCAAATTTATCAAACCGAGTCGCAAATCGCTTTGCTAAGGAAAGATTTACGACTTGAACACCCAACGATGATTCAGTTGTTGCGTCAGAAACAAGCTGCTGAAGAATTACTGCAACAACGTGCTGCTGAGGTGTTAGGCGGTAATGGTGTGGCGGCTCCCCTTCAAGGTAATGTTGCTAATATTCGCACTTCATCGAGTTTAGATCCAGCACGCCAACAGTTGGCAAACCAAATGGTGTCTTTGCAAACCCAACAGGAGACACTCCAACAACAACTAAATCAAGAGATCCAACAAGAAGCGCGACTCCGGCGAGAGTATTCTTTGATACCGAATAAACAATTAGAGCGATCGCGTTTAGAACAGGAGGTTGGACTCAAAAAAGCCATCTATGACCAAATGCAGGCCAAGCTAACAGATGCTAAAACCGCAGAGGCAGAAACAACCAGCAGTCTTAGCATTGCCAGACGGCCGACAGCTATTGCGGATATCAAACCCCCTAAGAGTGTACCTGTTACCCTGGCTGTGGGTGGTTTTTTGGGTGTGTTAGTTGGTGGTGGGGTGATATTTTTATTGGGATCGCTGGAAGGAACCTTCAAAACCAGAGAAGATATCCGCGAGAGCCTCAAGCAACGGGAAGTGGCACTGTTGGGAGAGTTGCCTTTAATGCTAGTTGATGATTTGGATAAAGAAGCAGTGCCAGTGGTACTTTCTCCAGATTCTCCCTATTTAGAATTTTATGAAAAGTTCCGCAGTAATCTGCGGCGAATTGGTGGTAAAAACTTAAAGGTGGTGTTAATTACTAGTACCAGTAGCCTAGAGGGTAAAACCGCAAGTGCTTATAACTTGGGAATTGCTTCCGCCCGTGCTGGGAAAAGAACCTTGATTATCGAGACAGATTTGCGATCGCCTTCTCGTTGTATGTCCCTGAAAGTAATCCCTGATCCCGACGCCACCATTGAACCCCTGCGTTATTACGCTGACTTGAGTGAATGTATTCGTTTAGTTCCTGATGTGGAAAATTTATACATTCTTCCGAGTCCTGGCCCTGTGCGGCAATCGGCTGCTATTCTTGAATCTAGCGAAATGCGGCGGCTCATGGATGATGTCCGCGAACGTTTTGATTTAGTGATTTTAGATACTAGTCCTTTGAGCTTATCCAATGACCCGTTGTTAATCCAGCCCTACAGCGATGGCATGGTATTAGTGGCGCGACCACATTATTGGACTTTGGACAAAAAGAAGTTTGTTCGCGAGTCACACTCGCGAACAAAAAACTAG
- a CDS encoding NF041680 family putative transposase: protein MAMPKFNNNQLIAQFQDFRQKIYNCFSSCSDACMDLLDALAGNTGANSIAELSLSPLFPRSYNSIYKAIQKSFNTNIQEKNNEEEEQEEQEKPNNLIRVVSELIKQPQQRPFYLFALDTTPHPRPYARTLAERGYIYQPNTIKGNKPINIGHSYSILSILPEKETGNAAPWSIPISGERVSLDKTGVDVGSEQISSVMSDSSLPWQEKLCVLVADSAYSQRSFLFDQSKHKNVVVIARVRSNRIFYQSPPVDESKKKRGCPKKYGERFNLADVETWHSPDETTQIQQTTCKGRLLNITILAWHQMLMRGTKHQKMYCHPFTLLRIHVTDDTNQSLWKPMWLIVIGEQRGEISPTVANHCYRQRFDIEHMLRFSKQRLLMTQFQTPDVLHEENWIHLVILAYVQLWAARELATHLPRPWERYLEQNNDKIATPSVVQRDFQRIISEIGTPARSPKTRGNSIGRVQGQVQTQRTKHPVVKKKSKSTLAKVKAA from the coding sequence ATGGCTATGCCAAAATTTAATAACAATCAATTAATAGCGCAATTTCAAGATTTTAGACAAAAAATTTACAACTGTTTTTCTTCATGTAGCGACGCCTGTATGGATTTGTTGGATGCGCTTGCGGGTAATACGGGAGCCAATTCAATTGCGGAGTTATCTTTAAGTCCTTTGTTTCCCAGAAGCTATAATTCTATTTATAAAGCAATTCAAAAATCATTTAATACAAATATTCAGGAGAAGAACAATGAAGAAGAAGAACAAGAAGAACAAGAAAAACCCAATAACTTAATTAGGGTGGTATCTGAGTTAATTAAGCAACCACAACAACGCCCTTTTTACTTATTCGCTCTTGATACAACACCGCATCCGCGTCCTTACGCGAGGACTTTAGCTGAACGTGGGTATATTTACCAGCCAAATACTATCAAGGGTAACAAACCGATTAATATTGGTCATTCTTATTCGATACTTTCTATCTTACCAGAGAAAGAAACTGGGAATGCCGCCCCTTGGTCAATACCAATATCAGGAGAAAGGGTATCACTTGATAAAACTGGTGTTGATGTGGGTAGTGAACAAATTTCCTCAGTAATGTCTGATTCATCACTGCCCTGGCAGGAAAAATTGTGCGTCTTAGTAGCAGATAGCGCCTATAGTCAGCGTTCATTTCTGTTTGACCAATCCAAACACAAAAATGTGGTAGTGATAGCCAGAGTTCGTAGTAATCGAATTTTCTACCAATCTCCACCCGTTGATGAGTCAAAGAAAAAACGTGGTTGTCCAAAAAAATACGGTGAACGGTTTAATTTAGCTGATGTTGAAACTTGGCACTCTCCCGACGAGACAACACAAATTCAGCAGACAACCTGTAAGGGTCGTCTTTTAAACATCACCATACTCGCTTGGCATCAAATGTTGATGAGGGGAACCAAGCACCAAAAAATGTATTGTCATCCTTTTACTCTGCTCAGAATTCATGTGACTGATGATACTAATCAATCTCTCTGGAAACCAATGTGGTTAATTGTCATAGGTGAGCAACGTGGAGAAATCTCACCTACGGTTGCAAACCATTGCTATAGACAAAGGTTTGATATTGAACACATGCTGCGATTTAGCAAGCAGCGTTTGTTGATGACGCAGTTTCAAACTCCAGATGTTTTGCATGAGGAAAATTGGATACATTTAGTAATCCTAGCTTACGTACAGTTGTGGGCGGCAAGGGAGTTAGCAACACACTTACCCAGGCCATGGGAGCGTTATTTAGAACAAAACAATGATAAAATTGCCACTCCAAGTGTAGTGCAACGCGATTTTCAGAGAATTATTTCAGAGATTGGTACACCCGCTCGTTCTCCCAAAACCAGAGGAAATTCCATCGGTCGAGTTCAAGGTCAAGTTCAAACACAACGAACTAAGCATCCTGTTGTCAAGAAGAAGTCAAAATCAACACTCGCTAAAGTCAAAGCCGCATAA
- a CDS encoding rhomboid family intramembrane serine protease, whose protein sequence is MFPLYDENPTRITPYFTYGLIGMNILVFLHEVTLPNAQLNQFLSQYAVVPQELTTNLSAEWITLFTSQFLHGGWWHLISNMVFLWVFGNNIEDRLGHFKYLIFYLTCGALAALCQWFIGINSEIPSLGASGAISGVLGAYIIRFPHARVMTLVFLGIFITTIRVPALVIIGLFFVQNVISGLVSLQAANMSVQTGGVAYWAHIGGFVFGIILAPVFGLFRRD, encoded by the coding sequence GTGTTTCCTCTCTACGATGAAAATCCCACGCGAATTACCCCGTATTTCACCTACGGGTTAATTGGCATGAATATTTTAGTTTTTCTTCATGAGGTTACCCTGCCAAATGCACAATTGAATCAATTTTTAAGTCAGTATGCAGTAGTTCCTCAAGAATTAACCACCAATTTATCTGCGGAATGGATAACCTTATTTACGTCGCAATTCTTACACGGCGGATGGTGGCACTTAATCTCAAATATGGTGTTTCTCTGGGTTTTTGGCAACAATATTGAAGATCGTTTAGGTCATTTTAAATATTTAATTTTTTATTTGACATGTGGTGCTTTAGCTGCATTGTGCCAATGGTTTATTGGCATCAATTCTGAGATTCCTTCCTTGGGCGCAAGTGGGGCAATTTCTGGGGTTTTGGGTGCGTACATTATTCGCTTTCCCCACGCTAGAGTGATGACTTTAGTATTTTTGGGGATTTTTATCACCACTATCCGAGTTCCAGCACTAGTAATAATTGGACTTTTCTTTGTACAAAATGTGATATCCGGGCTTGTAAGCCTGCAAGCAGCCAACATGAGTGTACAAACTGGTGGAGTTGCCTATTGGGCACACATCGGTGGTTTTGTTTTTGGAATAATTCTTGCTCCCGTATTTGGATTGTTTAGACGTGATTAA
- a CDS encoding rhomboid family intramembrane serine protease → MVPIRDNNPTKITPYVTYGLVAINVLAFIYESSLPPQALNGFFHLAAVVPRELTLSFAGISVHQPVPEWATLITSQFLHGGLLHLGGNMLFLWIFGNNVEDKLGHAKYLLFYLACGVLASLTQWYFAQDSSIPSLGASGAIAGVMGAYILRFPKAEVIGVVPLGFFFPTFRVPAYFFLGFWFLEQAFYGLVSLETPTNIGMESGGIAYWAHAGGFIFGAILGPLLGLFSDKSPEESWL, encoded by the coding sequence GTGGTTCCCATTAGAGATAATAATCCTACAAAAATTACCCCTTATGTGACTTATGGACTGGTTGCTATCAACGTCCTTGCATTTATTTATGAATCAAGTCTTCCGCCGCAAGCATTAAATGGGTTTTTCCACCTTGCAGCTGTAGTCCCACGAGAACTTACCTTAAGCTTTGCTGGTATCTCTGTACATCAACCAGTGCCAGAGTGGGCAACTTTGATTACCTCACAATTTTTGCACGGCGGTTTATTGCATCTAGGCGGCAATATGTTGTTTCTCTGGATTTTTGGTAATAACGTTGAAGATAAATTAGGTCATGCCAAATATTTGCTGTTTTATTTAGCGTGCGGTGTTTTGGCATCATTAACCCAGTGGTACTTCGCTCAAGATTCTAGCATTCCTTCATTGGGTGCGAGTGGTGCGATCGCAGGTGTCATGGGAGCGTACATTCTTCGCTTTCCCAAAGCTGAAGTTATTGGCGTTGTACCTTTAGGATTTTTCTTCCCCACTTTCCGCGTCCCAGCATACTTCTTTCTAGGATTTTGGTTTCTCGAACAAGCCTTCTACGGACTTGTCAGCCTCGAAACACCTACTAACATCGGTATGGAAAGCGGGGGTATTGCCTACTGGGCACATGCAGGCGGGTTTATTTTTGGGGCAATTCTTGGCCCACTGTTAGGTTTATTTAGCGATAAATCCCCAGAAGAATCTTGGTTATAG
- a CDS encoding tetratricopeptide repeat protein: protein MFFANSLENQLQRWNETIRNQPKNPNAYIRRGMVNFQLAKIDESIQDFDIAEQLDASVKPYLWQRGLSYYYAERFAEGAQQFEIDLTVNAQDVEETVWRYLCIARSLGVEEARNSLLTVKNDPRRVMQGVYDFYAGDFTPDDVLNVSQLEGIKGNFYSHLYLGLYYEAENNLDLAQQYIVKAADNYKIDDYMWYLAQVHKKLRGWI from the coding sequence ATGTTTTTTGCAAATTCTCTGGAAAATCAACTCCAGCGGTGGAACGAAACCATCCGCAATCAGCCGAAAAATCCTAATGCTTACATTCGTCGAGGCATGGTTAACTTTCAGCTAGCCAAGATTGATGAATCTATTCAAGATTTTGACATAGCAGAGCAATTGGATGCCAGTGTCAAACCCTACCTCTGGCAACGTGGATTATCGTATTATTATGCAGAAAGATTTGCTGAGGGTGCTCAACAGTTTGAAATAGATTTGACGGTGAATGCTCAAGATGTAGAAGAAACAGTGTGGCGATATCTCTGCATCGCTCGTTCGTTAGGTGTTGAAGAAGCGCGTAATTCTTTACTAACTGTGAAAAATGATCCTCGACGTGTTATGCAGGGTGTATATGATTTCTATGCAGGAGACTTTACACCAGATGATGTTTTAAATGTTAGCCAATTAGAAGGGATAAAGGGAAATTTTTACAGTCATCTTTACTTGGGATTATATTACGAAGCTGAGAATAATCTTGATTTAGCTCAACAGTATATAGTTAAGGCTGCTGATAATTACAAGATTGATGATTATATGTGGTATTTGGCGCAGGTACATAAAAAATTACGAGGGTGGATATAG